One Phaseolus vulgaris cultivar G19833 chromosome 11, P. vulgaris v2.0, whole genome shotgun sequence genomic window carries:
- the LOC137820245 gene encoding L-ascorbate peroxidase, cytosolic — MGKSYPSVSADYQKAIEKAKRKLRGFIAEKRCAPLMLRLAWHSAGTFDVSTKTGGPFGTIKHPSELAHGANNGLDIAVRLLEPLKAEFPILSYADFYQLAGVVGVEVTGGPEVPFYPGREDKPEPPPEGRLPDATKGSDHLRDVFGKAMGLSDQDIVALSGGHTIGAAHKERSGFEGPWTSNPLIFDNSYFKELLSGEKEGLLQLPSDKALLSDPVFRPLVDKYAADEDAFFADYAVAHQKLSELGFAEA, encoded by the exons ATGGGAAAGTCTTACCCCTCCGTGAGCGCCGATTACCAGAAGGCCATTGAGAAGGCCAAGAGGAAGCTCAGAGGCTTCATCGCTGAGAAGAGATGCGCTCCTCTAATGCTTCGTTTGGC ATGGCACTCTGCTGGTACCTTCGACGTTAGCACGAAGACCGGTGGTCCCTTCGGAACCATCAAGCACCCTTCCGAACTCGCTCACGGTGCCAACAACGGTCTCGATATCGCCGTTAGGCTTTTGGAGCCACTTAAGGCGGAGTTCCCTATCTTGAGTTACGCAGATTTTTACCAG TTGGCTGGCGTTGTAGGAGTTGAGGTCACTGGTGGACCCGAAGTTCCTTTCTATCCTGGAAGAGAG GACAAGCCAGAGCCACCACCAGAGGGTCGCCTACCTGATGCAACCAAGG GGTCTGATCACCTTAGAGATGTGTTCGGCAAGGCTATGGGGCTTAGTGACCAGGATATTGTTGCTCTATCTGGTGGTCACACCATT GGAGCGGCACACAAGGAGCGTTCTGGATTTGAGGGACCGTGGACCTCAAACCCTCTTATTTTTGACAACTCATACTTCAA GGAGTTGTTGAGCGGTGAGAAGGAAGGCCTCCTTCAGCTGCCCTCTGACAAGGCACTTTTGTCTGACCCTGTATTCCGCCCTCTTGTTGACAAATATGCAGCG GACGAAGATGCCTTCTTCGCTGATTACGCAGTTGCTCACCAAAAGCTTTCCGAGCTTGG GTTTGCTGAAGCCTAA